One window of Oryza brachyantha chromosome 12, ObraRS2, whole genome shotgun sequence genomic DNA carries:
- the LOC102703546 gene encoding pentatricopeptide repeat-containing protein At2g38420, mitochondrial-like isoform X1, whose amino-acid sequence MEGVENCYVFKSRLQEYAQKAGLQTPEYHTLKEGPSHEPIFKSTVVINNTKYDSLPGFFNRKAAEQSAAEVALMEIVKSIPTNANIPAVQETGLCNTGSQQLNLREMRREDDHHRLLAMLARHRRLAAATTLFSTLRTVCALNSLLAAICSSPVFLRIASKVVLLAAPSVSPDVTTFRILTSTLCRARCPAAAADILCCMPSLLLDPDPASCRAVLSSLCQYAPAQDAEAFLEKMCHWGIYPSRSDYHGIFGALLREGMIVEAYEVVKNKMGSDRVAPSLAYFKLIMQAFSESAEFDSVEEVFDEMLLRGLVPDVGVYNVYISALCRKGDLAGARRMMACMEHAGCPPDVKTFSVVVAGCMSVRDMVTVREVLQDAVRRGLRWDPAALSELVDLLWAGVGATQAQELLFEPLFMRDAPVLRQLIGALCKQGLLGPAAAIDV is encoded by the exons ATGGAAG GGGTTGAGAACTGCTACGTCTTCAAGAGCCGTCTGCAAGAATATGCGCAGAAGGCCGGTCTCCAGACTCCAGAGTATCATACTCTCAAGGAGGGACCTTCCCATGAGCCCATCTTCAAGTCCACAGTGGTGATTAACAACACCAAGTATGACTCCCTGCCCGGATTCTTCAACAGAAAGGCTGCCGAACAGTCTGCTGCTGAAGTTGCCCTCATGGAAATCGTCAAGTCCATACCAACCAATGCAAACATTCCAGCAGTT CAAGAGACTGGCCTGTGCAACACAGGAAGTCAGCAACTAAATCTGAGGGAAATGCGCCGAGAAGAtgaccaccaccgcctcctggCAATGCTTGCACGCCACCGCCGTCTTGCTGCTGCGACCACCCTCTTCTCCACCCTCCGCACTGTCTGTGCCCTCAACTCCCTCCTTGCTGCTATCTGTTCTTCCCCGGTGTTCCTCCGCATTGCTTCCAAAGTCGTCCTGCTCGCTGCCCCGTCAGTCTCCCCTGATGTCACTACCTTCCGCATCCTCACCTCCACACTCTGCAGAGCCCGTTGtcccgctgccgctgccgacATCCTTTGCTGCAtgccctccctcctccttgaCCCTGACCCAGCCAGTTGCCGTGCTGTCCTTTCCTCCCTGTGCCAGTACGCTCCTGCTCAGGATGCGGAAGCATTCTTGGAGAAGATGTGCCATTGGGGCATTTACCCAAGCAGATCTGACTACCATGGCATCTTTGGCGCTCTTCTGCGAGAGGGAATGATAGTGGAGGCATATGAAGTCGTGAAGAATAAGATGGGTTCTGACAGGGTGGCGCCTTCACTTGCGTACTTCAAGTTGATAATGCAAGCTTTCAGCGAGAGCGCAGAGTTCGATTCCGTGGAGGAGGTGTTTGATGAGATGCTCCTGAGAGGGCTGGTGCCGGATGTTGGTGTGTACAACGTGTACATCAGCGCACTATGCAGGAAAGGTGACCTTGCCGGAGCACGGAGGATGATGGCCTGCATGGAGCACGCCGGGTGCCCACCGGATGTAAAAACATTTAGTGTGGTAGTCGCCGGATGCATGTCTGTTAGGGACATGGTCACGGTGAGGGAGGTATTGCAGGACGCGGTAAGGCGTGGCCTGCGGTGGGATCCAGCAGCATTGTCAGAGCTTGTAGACTTGCTGTGGGCTGGTGTTGGTGCCACACAGGCACAAGAGTTGCTGTTCGAGCCACTATTCATGCGTGACGCACCGGTGTTGAGGCAGCTGATTGGAGCATTGTGCAAGCAAGGGCTATTGGGACCTGCTGCTGCAATAGATGTTTAG
- the LOC102700397 gene encoding regulatory-associated protein of TOR 1 isoform X1 — protein sequence MALGDLMASRLVHSSSTSVPLPNHHTNHLDGQLPVLDNGPDPPPRNDDPPAPVALLPQVVVLCEQRHDGFGEAAAATAAAAGPSTSGLVSKWRPKDRMKTGCVALVLCLNISVDPPDVIKISPCARKECWIDPFSMAPPKALETIGKTLHSQYERWQPKARYKIQLDPTVEEVKKLCNTCRKFARTERVLFHYNGHGVPKPTANGEIWVFNKSYTQYIPLPITDLDSWLKTPSIYVFDCSAAGMIVKAFLERLDWSSSSSSSSLKDCILLAACEAHQTLPQSAEFPADVFTACLTTPIKMALHWFCKRSLLRDSMEHNLIDQIPGRQNDRKTLLGELNWIFTAITDTIAWNVLPQDLFQRLFRQDLLVASLFRNFLLAERIMRSANCSPISYPLLPPTHQHHMWDAWDMAAEICLSKLPQLIADPSEEFQPSPFFTEQLTAFEVWLDHGSEDKKPPEQLPIVLQVLLSQSHRFRALVLLGRFLDMGPWAVDLALSVGIFPYVLKLLQTSAMELRQILVFIWTKILSLDKSCQVDLVKDGGHGYFIRFLDSLDAYPEQRAMAAFVLAVIVDGHRVGQEACVNAGLIDVCLRHLQPENPNDAQTEPLLLQWLCLCLGKLWEDYPEAQLLGLQSNAPEIVICLLSEPQPEVRASAVFALGNLVDIGSPSLNGADDDSDDDEKVRAEINVVRSLLQISSDGSPLVRSEVAVALTRFAMGHNKHIKSVAAEYWKPQTNSLLKSLPSLANINSSNVYSPSSFIQGSSGLASHIGPVLRIGSDNSATGRDGRISTSSPIATNSIMHGSPQSDDSSQHSDSGILLRENASNGGLSYTRSRPVDNGIYSQFIATMCNVAKDPYPRIASIGRRALSLIGVEQVVMRNSRLSSGGAHLGETSAAAPAPSNFGMARSSSWFDMNSGNFSMAFRTPPVSPPQHEYFTGLRRVCSMEFRPHLLNSPDGLADPILSSTAAPSNMGLDILPQSTIYKWSCGHFSRPLLTGSDDNEEANARREERERIAMDCIAKCQRSSACKMTSQIASWDTRFELGTKASLLLPFSPIVVAADENEQIRVWNYDDALPVNTFENHKLSDRGLSKLLLINELDNSLLLVGSSDGNVRIWRNYTQKGGQKLVTAFSSVQGSRSAGRSIVFDWQQQSGYLYASGDMSSILVWDLDKEQLVNTIQSTCDSGISALSASQVQCGQFAAGLFDASVRIFDVRTPDRLVYTARPHAPRSEKVVGIGFQPGFDPYKIVSASQAGDIQFLDVRRASEPYLTIEAHRGSLTALAVHRHAPVIASGSAKQMIKVFSLEGEQLTIIRYQPSFMGQRIGSVNCLSFHPYKSLLAAGAGDNALVSIYAEDNYQVR from the exons ATGGCATTGGGAGATCTCATGGCGTCCAGGCTCGTccactcctcctccacctccgtgCCCCTGCCCAATCACCACACCAACCACCTCGACGGCCAGCTTCCCGTCCTCGACAATGGCCCGGACCCGCCGCCCAGGAACGACGACCCGCCGGCGCCCGTGGCCCTCCTGCCCCAGGTCGTCGTGCTGTGCGAGCAGCGACATGATGGGTtcggcgaggccgccgccgccaccgccgctgcggcCGGCCCGTCCACCAGCGGGCTCGTCTCCAAATGGCGGCCCAAAGACCGG ATGAAAACTGGTTGTGTGGCTCTTGTGTTGTGTTTAAACATTAGCGTTGATCCACCTGATGTTATCAAGATTTCCCCTTGTGCAAGGAAGGAGTGCTGGATAG ATCCATTTTCTATGGCACCTCCAAAAGCCCTTGAAACTATTGGGAAAACATTACACTCACAATATGAGCGATGGCAGCCAAAG GCTCGTTACAAGATTCAGCTGGATCCAACAGTTGAGGAAGTTAAGAAGCTTTGTAATACTTGCCGCAAATTTGCTAGAACAGAAAGAGTTCTTTTTCATTACAATGGTCATGGTGTACCAAAGCCTACAGCTAATGGGGAGATTTGGGTATTTAACAAG AGTTACACACAGTATATTCCGCTTCCCATTACCGATCTCGATTCATGGCTGAAAACACcttctatatatgtttttgactGCTCAGCAGCTGGAATGATCGTGAAAGCTTTTCTGGAG CGTCTAGACTGGAGTTCTagctcttcttcatcttcattgAAGGATTGCATTCTCCTTGCTGCCTGTGAGGCACATCAAACTCTCCCACAGAGTGCGGAATTTCCTGCTGATGTGTTCACAGCTTGCCTCACCACGCCCATCAAAATGGCGCTGCACTG GTTTTGTAAGCGATCGCTACTCCGTGATTCTATGGAACACAATCTTATTGACCAAATTCCTGGAAGGCAAAATGACCGTAAAACTCTTCTAGGGGAGTTGAACTGGATTTTCACTGCTATCACAGACACTATCGCATGGAATGTTCTTCCTCAAG ATCTATTCCAAAGACTTTTCAGGCAGGATCTTTTGGTTGCTAGTCTCTTTCGCAACTTCTTACTTGCTGAGAGAATCATGCGGTCTGCAAATTGTTCCCCAATTTCATACCCTTTGTTGCCACCAACTCATCAGCACCATATGTG GGATGCATGGGATATGGCTGCAGAGATCTGCCTTTCTAAGCTTCCTCAATTGATTGCTGATCCCAGTGAAGAGTTTCAG CCGAGTCCATTTTTCACGGAGCAGTTGACAGCATTTGAAGTGTGGCTTGATCATGGCTCTGAAGACAAGAAACCCCCTGAACAATTGCCTATTGTTCTTCAG GTTTTGCTTAGTCAGTCTCACAGATTTAGAGCACTTGTTCTGCTTGGAAGATTTCTTGACATGGGACCTTGGGCAGTTGATTTG GCTTTGTCCGTCGGTATCTTCCCTTATGTACTGAAACTGCTTCAGACAAGTGCAATGGAGTTGCGCCAAATTCTTGTGTTCATATGGACAAAAATTCTCTCTCTCGATAAG TCGTGCCAGGTTGACTTGGTGAAAGATGGAGGGCATGGATACTTTATCAGGTTTCTTGACAGTTTGGATGCTTACCCAGAGCAGCGTGCAATGGCTGCTTTTGTTTTAGCAGTTATTGTGGATGGGCATAGGGTTGGGCAAGAGGCTTGTGTTAATGCAGGGCTTATAGATGTTTGCCTGAGACATCTGCAACCTGAAAATCCGAATGATGCACAGACAGAGCCTTTGCTTTTGCAATGGCTTTGTCTATGCCTTGGCAAACTTTGGGAAGATTATCCTGAGGCTCAGTTACTTGGTCTGCAATCAAATGCACCAGAAATTGTTATATGCTTATTGTCAGAGCCTCAACCCGAA GTTAGAGCTTCTGCTGTTTTTGCACTTGGAAATCTTGTGGATATTGGATCTCCATCACTGAATGGAGCTGATGACGattctgatgatgatgaaaagGTGAGAGCTGAAATAAATGTTGTCCGAAGCCTTCTACAGATCTCTTCAGATGGTAGCCCTCTTGTTAGATCCGAGGTTGCTGTAG CGCTTACTCGCTTTGCAATGGGGCACaacaaacatatcaaatctgtTGCTGCTGAGTACTGGAAGCCTCAAACCAATTCACTCCTGAAGTCATTACCATCATTGGCTAATATTAATTCAAGCAATGTTTACAGTCCCAGCAGCTTTATACAAGGTAGCAGTGGTCTTGCCTCACATATTGGTCCCGTTTTAAGGATTGGCAGTGATAACAGTGCCACTGGTCGTGATGGAAGAATCTCTACGAGCAGCCCGATTGCGACGAATAGCATCATGCATGGTTCTCCACAGTCAGATGATTCTTCCCAACACTCTGACTCAGGCATATTACTGAGAGAAAATGCAAGTAATGGTGGTCTCAGCTACACAAGGTCAAGGCCTGTTGATAATGGGATATATTCCCAATTTATAGCAACTATGTGCAATGTTGCTAAAGATCCTTATCCAAGAATTGCAAGTATTGGACGAAGGGCACTGTCCCTCATAGGTGTTGAGCAAGTGGTCATGAGAAATAGTAGACTTAGCTCTGGAGGTGCACACTTAGGCGAGACATCTGCAGCTGCGCCTGCTCCATCAAACTTTGGAATGGCACGCTCCTCTTCCTGGTTTGACATGAACTCTG gaaATTTCTCGATGGCCTTTAGGACTCCTCCTGTTAGTCCCCCACAGCACGAGTACTTCACAGGATTGCGCCGAGTGTGCTCGATGGAGTTCAGACCACATCTTTTGAACTCACCTGATGGCTTAGCTGATCCGATTTTAAGCTCCACTGCAGCACCCAGTAATATGGGGCTTGATATACTACCACAATCAACAATTTACAAATGGAGTTGTGGTCACTTTTCGAGGCCACTTCTAACTGGTTCTGATGATAACGAGGAAGCAAATGCTAGAAGAGAGGAGCGAGAACGAATTGCAATGGATTGCATTGCTAAATGCCAAAGATCCT CAGCTTGCAAGATGACCAGCCAAATTGCTAGTTGGGATACGAGGTTTGAGTTGGGTACAAAAGCATCATTATTGTTGCCATTTTCTCCtattgttgttgctgctgatgAAAATGAGCAAATAAG AGTATGGAACTATGACGATGCACTGCCAGTGAATACTTTTGAAAACCACAAGTTATCTGACAGAGGCCTATCTAAACTTTTGCTGATCAATGAACTTGATAATAGCTTGCTGTTAGTTGGTTCAA GTGATGGAAATGTCCGCATATGGAGAAACTATACTCAAAAGGGTGGGCAAAAACTTGTAACTGCTTTTTCGTCAGTTCAAGGCTCTCGAAGTGCTGGTCGCAGTATTGTATTTGATTGGCAGCAGCAGTCAGGCTATCTG TATGCATCTGGTGACATGTCTTCTATCCTTGTATGGGATCTTGACAAGGAACAACTTGTCAACACCATTCAGTCAACCTGTGATAGCGGCATTTCAGCTCTT TCTGCATCTCAGGTTCAATGTGGTCAATTCGCAGCTGGTCTTTTTGATGCATCAGTCAGGATATTTGACGTGAGAACACCTGATAG GCTAGTATATACAGCAAGACCACATGCTCCAAGATCAGAAAAAGTTGTTGGTATAGGATTTCAACCTGGATTTGATCCATACAAG ATTGTAAGTGCGTCTCAAGCCGGAGACATTCAGTTCCTTGATGTTAGAAGGGCATCTGAACCCTACCTCACCATTGAAGCTCACAGAGGCTCACTAACAGCACTAGCTGTTCATAGGCATGCCCCAGTTATTGCAAGCGGCTCAGCCAAGCAGATGATAAAAGTGTTTAGTCTTGAAGGAGAACAACTGACAATAATTCGCTACCAGCCATCTTTTATGGGTCAGCGAATAGGTAGTGTCAACTGCCTTTCTTTCCACCCATACAAATCACTCCTTGCTGCCGGTGCTGGCGATAATGCTCTTGTCTCTATCTACGCCGAGGACAATTACCAAGTGAGATGA
- the LOC102700397 gene encoding regulatory-associated protein of TOR 1 isoform X2, with amino-acid sequence MALGDLMASRLVHSSSTSVPLPNHHTNHLDGQLPVLDNGPDPPPRNDDPPAPVALLPQVVVLCEQRHDGFGEAAAATAAAAGPSTSGLVSKWRPKDRMKTGCVALVLCLNISVDPPDVIKISPCARKECWIDPFSMAPPKALETIGKTLHSQYERWQPKARYKIQLDPTVEEVKKLCNTCRKFARTERVLFHYNGHGVPKPTANGEIWVFNKSYTQYIPLPITDLDSWLKTPSIYVFDCSAAGMIVKAFLERLDWSSSSSSSSLKDCILLAACEAHQTLPQSAEFPADVFTACLTTPIKMALHWFCKRSLLRDSMEHNLIDQIPGRQNDRKTLLGELNWIFTAITDTIAWNVLPQDLFQRLFRQDLLVASLFRNFLLAERIMRSANCSPISYPLLPPTHQHHMWDAWDMAAEICLSKLPQLIADPSEEFQPSPFFTEQLTAFEVWLDHGSEDKKPPEQLPIVLQVLLSQSHRFRALVLLGRFLDMGPWAVDLALSVGIFPYVLKLLQTSAMELRQILVFIWTKILSLDKSCQVDLVKDGGHGYFIRFLDSLDAYPEQRAMAAFVLAVIVDGHRVGQEACVNAGLIDVCLRHLQPENPNDAQTEPLLLQWLCLCLGKLWEDYPEAQLLGLQSNAPEIVICLLSEPQPEVRASAVFALGNLVDIGSPSLNGADDDSDDDEKVRAEINVVRSLLQISSDGSPLVRSEVAVALTRFAMGHNKHIKSVAAEYWKPQTNSLLKSLPSLANINSSNVYSPSSFIQGSSGLASHIGPVLRIGSDNSATGRDGRISTSSPIATNSIMHGSPQSDDSSQHSDSGILLRENASNGGLSYTRSRPVDNGIYSQFIATMCNVAKDPYPRIASIGRRALSLIGVEQVVMRNSRLSSGGAHLGETSAAAPAPSNFGMARSSSWFDMNSGNFSMAFRTPPVSPPQHEYFTGLRRVCSMEFRPHLLNSPDGLADPILSSTAAPSNMGLDILPQSTIYKWSCGHFSRPLLTGSDDNEEANARREERERIAMDCIAKCQRSSCKMTSQIASWDTRFELGTKASLLLPFSPIVVAADENEQIRVWNYDDALPVNTFENHKLSDRGLSKLLLINELDNSLLLVGSSDGNVRIWRNYTQKGGQKLVTAFSSVQGSRSAGRSIVFDWQQQSGYLYASGDMSSILVWDLDKEQLVNTIQSTCDSGISALSASQVQCGQFAAGLFDASVRIFDVRTPDRLVYTARPHAPRSEKVVGIGFQPGFDPYKIVSASQAGDIQFLDVRRASEPYLTIEAHRGSLTALAVHRHAPVIASGSAKQMIKVFSLEGEQLTIIRYQPSFMGQRIGSVNCLSFHPYKSLLAAGAGDNALVSIYAEDNYQVR; translated from the exons ATGGCATTGGGAGATCTCATGGCGTCCAGGCTCGTccactcctcctccacctccgtgCCCCTGCCCAATCACCACACCAACCACCTCGACGGCCAGCTTCCCGTCCTCGACAATGGCCCGGACCCGCCGCCCAGGAACGACGACCCGCCGGCGCCCGTGGCCCTCCTGCCCCAGGTCGTCGTGCTGTGCGAGCAGCGACATGATGGGTtcggcgaggccgccgccgccaccgccgctgcggcCGGCCCGTCCACCAGCGGGCTCGTCTCCAAATGGCGGCCCAAAGACCGG ATGAAAACTGGTTGTGTGGCTCTTGTGTTGTGTTTAAACATTAGCGTTGATCCACCTGATGTTATCAAGATTTCCCCTTGTGCAAGGAAGGAGTGCTGGATAG ATCCATTTTCTATGGCACCTCCAAAAGCCCTTGAAACTATTGGGAAAACATTACACTCACAATATGAGCGATGGCAGCCAAAG GCTCGTTACAAGATTCAGCTGGATCCAACAGTTGAGGAAGTTAAGAAGCTTTGTAATACTTGCCGCAAATTTGCTAGAACAGAAAGAGTTCTTTTTCATTACAATGGTCATGGTGTACCAAAGCCTACAGCTAATGGGGAGATTTGGGTATTTAACAAG AGTTACACACAGTATATTCCGCTTCCCATTACCGATCTCGATTCATGGCTGAAAACACcttctatatatgtttttgactGCTCAGCAGCTGGAATGATCGTGAAAGCTTTTCTGGAG CGTCTAGACTGGAGTTCTagctcttcttcatcttcattgAAGGATTGCATTCTCCTTGCTGCCTGTGAGGCACATCAAACTCTCCCACAGAGTGCGGAATTTCCTGCTGATGTGTTCACAGCTTGCCTCACCACGCCCATCAAAATGGCGCTGCACTG GTTTTGTAAGCGATCGCTACTCCGTGATTCTATGGAACACAATCTTATTGACCAAATTCCTGGAAGGCAAAATGACCGTAAAACTCTTCTAGGGGAGTTGAACTGGATTTTCACTGCTATCACAGACACTATCGCATGGAATGTTCTTCCTCAAG ATCTATTCCAAAGACTTTTCAGGCAGGATCTTTTGGTTGCTAGTCTCTTTCGCAACTTCTTACTTGCTGAGAGAATCATGCGGTCTGCAAATTGTTCCCCAATTTCATACCCTTTGTTGCCACCAACTCATCAGCACCATATGTG GGATGCATGGGATATGGCTGCAGAGATCTGCCTTTCTAAGCTTCCTCAATTGATTGCTGATCCCAGTGAAGAGTTTCAG CCGAGTCCATTTTTCACGGAGCAGTTGACAGCATTTGAAGTGTGGCTTGATCATGGCTCTGAAGACAAGAAACCCCCTGAACAATTGCCTATTGTTCTTCAG GTTTTGCTTAGTCAGTCTCACAGATTTAGAGCACTTGTTCTGCTTGGAAGATTTCTTGACATGGGACCTTGGGCAGTTGATTTG GCTTTGTCCGTCGGTATCTTCCCTTATGTACTGAAACTGCTTCAGACAAGTGCAATGGAGTTGCGCCAAATTCTTGTGTTCATATGGACAAAAATTCTCTCTCTCGATAAG TCGTGCCAGGTTGACTTGGTGAAAGATGGAGGGCATGGATACTTTATCAGGTTTCTTGACAGTTTGGATGCTTACCCAGAGCAGCGTGCAATGGCTGCTTTTGTTTTAGCAGTTATTGTGGATGGGCATAGGGTTGGGCAAGAGGCTTGTGTTAATGCAGGGCTTATAGATGTTTGCCTGAGACATCTGCAACCTGAAAATCCGAATGATGCACAGACAGAGCCTTTGCTTTTGCAATGGCTTTGTCTATGCCTTGGCAAACTTTGGGAAGATTATCCTGAGGCTCAGTTACTTGGTCTGCAATCAAATGCACCAGAAATTGTTATATGCTTATTGTCAGAGCCTCAACCCGAA GTTAGAGCTTCTGCTGTTTTTGCACTTGGAAATCTTGTGGATATTGGATCTCCATCACTGAATGGAGCTGATGACGattctgatgatgatgaaaagGTGAGAGCTGAAATAAATGTTGTCCGAAGCCTTCTACAGATCTCTTCAGATGGTAGCCCTCTTGTTAGATCCGAGGTTGCTGTAG CGCTTACTCGCTTTGCAATGGGGCACaacaaacatatcaaatctgtTGCTGCTGAGTACTGGAAGCCTCAAACCAATTCACTCCTGAAGTCATTACCATCATTGGCTAATATTAATTCAAGCAATGTTTACAGTCCCAGCAGCTTTATACAAGGTAGCAGTGGTCTTGCCTCACATATTGGTCCCGTTTTAAGGATTGGCAGTGATAACAGTGCCACTGGTCGTGATGGAAGAATCTCTACGAGCAGCCCGATTGCGACGAATAGCATCATGCATGGTTCTCCACAGTCAGATGATTCTTCCCAACACTCTGACTCAGGCATATTACTGAGAGAAAATGCAAGTAATGGTGGTCTCAGCTACACAAGGTCAAGGCCTGTTGATAATGGGATATATTCCCAATTTATAGCAACTATGTGCAATGTTGCTAAAGATCCTTATCCAAGAATTGCAAGTATTGGACGAAGGGCACTGTCCCTCATAGGTGTTGAGCAAGTGGTCATGAGAAATAGTAGACTTAGCTCTGGAGGTGCACACTTAGGCGAGACATCTGCAGCTGCGCCTGCTCCATCAAACTTTGGAATGGCACGCTCCTCTTCCTGGTTTGACATGAACTCTG gaaATTTCTCGATGGCCTTTAGGACTCCTCCTGTTAGTCCCCCACAGCACGAGTACTTCACAGGATTGCGCCGAGTGTGCTCGATGGAGTTCAGACCACATCTTTTGAACTCACCTGATGGCTTAGCTGATCCGATTTTAAGCTCCACTGCAGCACCCAGTAATATGGGGCTTGATATACTACCACAATCAACAATTTACAAATGGAGTTGTGGTCACTTTTCGAGGCCACTTCTAACTGGTTCTGATGATAACGAGGAAGCAAATGCTAGAAGAGAGGAGCGAGAACGAATTGCAATGGATTGCATTGCTAAATGCCAAAGATCCT CTTGCAAGATGACCAGCCAAATTGCTAGTTGGGATACGAGGTTTGAGTTGGGTACAAAAGCATCATTATTGTTGCCATTTTCTCCtattgttgttgctgctgatgAAAATGAGCAAATAAG AGTATGGAACTATGACGATGCACTGCCAGTGAATACTTTTGAAAACCACAAGTTATCTGACAGAGGCCTATCTAAACTTTTGCTGATCAATGAACTTGATAATAGCTTGCTGTTAGTTGGTTCAA GTGATGGAAATGTCCGCATATGGAGAAACTATACTCAAAAGGGTGGGCAAAAACTTGTAACTGCTTTTTCGTCAGTTCAAGGCTCTCGAAGTGCTGGTCGCAGTATTGTATTTGATTGGCAGCAGCAGTCAGGCTATCTG TATGCATCTGGTGACATGTCTTCTATCCTTGTATGGGATCTTGACAAGGAACAACTTGTCAACACCATTCAGTCAACCTGTGATAGCGGCATTTCAGCTCTT TCTGCATCTCAGGTTCAATGTGGTCAATTCGCAGCTGGTCTTTTTGATGCATCAGTCAGGATATTTGACGTGAGAACACCTGATAG GCTAGTATATACAGCAAGACCACATGCTCCAAGATCAGAAAAAGTTGTTGGTATAGGATTTCAACCTGGATTTGATCCATACAAG ATTGTAAGTGCGTCTCAAGCCGGAGACATTCAGTTCCTTGATGTTAGAAGGGCATCTGAACCCTACCTCACCATTGAAGCTCACAGAGGCTCACTAACAGCACTAGCTGTTCATAGGCATGCCCCAGTTATTGCAAGCGGCTCAGCCAAGCAGATGATAAAAGTGTTTAGTCTTGAAGGAGAACAACTGACAATAATTCGCTACCAGCCATCTTTTATGGGTCAGCGAATAGGTAGTGTCAACTGCCTTTCTTTCCACCCATACAAATCACTCCTTGCTGCCGGTGCTGGCGATAATGCTCTTGTCTCTATCTACGCCGAGGACAATTACCAAGTGAGATGA
- the LOC102700676 gene encoding uncharacterized protein LOC102700676: MEESLPSTHTQGDLSASASLVDDSYSADRTEDSQLFLSVPALNQAASYLAQTASYLTQCLPVSGYTGISEEGQELATLPPALTAGGSSLQASSQQSADSSPGEIDYSGSSSQEITGQMAPLRVFQNGASLFQGLVESARKTVRGSADDIGWLQRDQSLPPTEDGSTRFLEILESVRKNEHKLPDSVVYLLVPGLFSNHGPLYFVKTKSYFSKMGLACHIAKIHSESSVSKNAREIKEYIEEIYWGSKKRVLLLGHSKGGVDAAAALSIYWPQLKDKVAGLALAQSPYGGSPVASDILREGQLGDYVRLRKLMEILVSKVLKGDLQALEDLTYEKRKAFLQQNPLPPEIPIVSFHTEASITPSVVTALSHVAHLELPAAADGNPTRIPVVMPLSAAMAACSQLLVARYGEKSDGLVTRKDAEVPGSVVVRPERKLDHAWMVYSSLKEEPKDQADTSQVCEALLTLLVEVAQKRRHEMAKKDE, from the exons ATGGAGGAATCCCTACCTTCAACGCACACGCAAGGCGACTTATCTGCTTCTGCATCATTG GTTGATGATAGTTATTCAGCCGACAGGACTGAAGATTCACAGCTCTTCCTCTCCGTCCCAGCTTTAAACCAAGCTGCGTCTTATCTGGCCCAAACAGCTTCATATCTTACCCAGTGTCTCCCAGTCTCTGGTTACACAG GTATTTCTGAGGAAGGACAAGAGCTAGCGACGCTGCCACCTGCACTGACCGCTGGCGGATCTTCTCTCCAGGCTTCTTCTCAACAGTCAGCTGACTCATCTCCTGGTGAAATAGATTATAGTGGGAGTTCATCTCAGGAAATCACAGGACAGATGGCACCTTTGCGTGTCTTCCAGAATGGAGCTTCGCTATTTCAAGG TCTTGTAGAGAGTGCTCGGAAAACAGTTCGTGGCTCAGCAGATGATATTGGATGGCTGCAGCGGGATCAAAGCTTACCTCCAACTGAGGATGGATCAACCAGATTCTTAGAAATTCTCGAGTCTGTGAG AAAAAATGAACATAAGCTGCCTGATTCAGTGGTCTATTTGTTGGTTCCAG GTTTGTTTAGTAACCATGGACCTCTTTACTTCGTCAAGACAAAATCATACTTCTCCAAGATGGGTCTTGCTTGTCACATTGCCAAGATCCACAGTGAG TCTTCAGTAAGTAAAAATGCAAGGGAGATAAAGGAGTACATAGAAGAAATATACTGGGGATCAAAGAAGCGTGTTCTACTTCTTGGTCATAGCAAGGGTGGTGtagatgcagcagcagcactctCCATTTACTGGCCACAGTTGAAGGACAAGGTTGCAGGTTTGGCTTTAGCTCAAAGCCCATATGGAGGAAGCCCAGTTGCTTCAGATATCTTGCGAGAAGGCCAGCTCGGTGACTACGTCAGGTTGCGTAAACTCATGGAGATTTTGGTATCCAAAGTCCTTAAG ggTGATCTTCAGGCTCTGGAAGATCTGACATATGAGAAGAGGAAAGCATTCCTGCAGCAGAATCCATTGCCTCCTGAGATTCCCATTGTCTCATTCCACACAGAGGCAAGCATCACCCCCAGTGTGGTTACAGCCCTCTCTCATGTTGCACACTTGGAGCTCCCAGCTGCAGCTGATGGAAATCCTACCAGGATCCCAGTTGTAATGCCACTTTCAGCTGCAATGGCAGCATGCTCACAACTGCTGGTAGCAAGGTATGGTGAGAAGAGTGATGGTCTTGTGACAAGGAAGGATGCTGAAGTTCCTGGATCAGTGGTGGTCCGCCCAGAGCGGAAGTTAGACCATGCGTGGATGGTTTATTCCTCACTCAAAGAGGAACCTAAGGATCAGGCAGACACATCGCAGGTATGTGAAGCCCTGCTGACTCTGCTTGTTGAGGTTGCTCAGAAACGGAGGCATGAGATGGCCAAGAAAgatgaataa